In Hemibagrus wyckioides isolate EC202008001 linkage group LG16, SWU_Hwy_1.0, whole genome shotgun sequence, the sequence TCTGGTCCTAtaataaatttgttaaataaagtTCTCtcaaatttgttaaataaattttcTCTCATGTTTGCATAGTACTAAAACCTgtatttttagtataattttGTATCTAGATATAGTTTTGTTTTAACTACACATGTACGTATAAAATATcactaacaaaataaaacaattctgTGGCATTCATAAGATATGAAAAGATCTTGGACGTGTAAATCAAGGTGACATACTGGGCTAGAATGGAAGCCAGACAGCCGTACACAGATGGTGTGTACATGTTGCCATTCTGGTTGGATATGAGCAGAGAGGCCTTGGTTTTCTGCTCAAACATCTCTGCACTGGCTTTCATGAAGGCCTTCTCCACATCACGGTCAAAGTACGTGTCCTCGGCCTTCACGTCTCTGGAGCAAAACCATAATATGGGAATTGAAATGATTAGACAaatgacaaaagaaataaaaaataagattcCGGTTCTGTGTATGTGATGAGGCAGCTAGAATCAGTCAAACATCTGAGATGACTACTGAAATATACATTTCCAGATTTCACAAGGACCTTTGGTAGtgtacaaaatataaaactaaacaaaatattaGCATCATGACAAGATTATTGTGCAAGGTTTCCTGTAATGTCCTGGTGTCCCATTCAGGGAGTATTCCCACCTCAGTTTTttacatatacaccgatcaggcataacattatgagcacctgctgaatattgtgttggtcccccctttgctgccagaacagccctgacccatcaaggcatggactccactagatccctgaaggtgtgctgtgggatctagcaccaagatgttagcagtagatccttcAGGATCTGGGATAAAGGATAtctacaagacttaaaggacttacagtaCTTAagggatacttttgatagatgctgaccactgcagaccgggaacaccccacaagagctgcagttttggagatgctctgatccagtggtctagccatcacaatttggccctttgttaaactcaaagctcaaatccttacgcttgtccatttttcctgcttctaacatcaactttgaggacaaaatgttgacttgctgcctaatatatcccacccactaacaggtgccatgatgaggagatactcagtgttattcttttcacctctcactgctcacagtgttatacccGATCAGTGTACATTGGTGTATCGGTGTATACACATGCTCTGGTTCTGTAGCTCTGACCAggattaagctcttattaaAACACTTTATGATAAACTTTATATTGCTTGCTTTATATTTGCTTTTCTGTgttaaattttaatttgatgactgatgttttttttttttgcactttggaCTCAATCTCTCATGTAcacaagatgatgatgatagcaATTGCCCTTAAATATACACTTCTAATCTTCACATGAAGCCACAGCAGTAAAGCTGGAGATCAAAGCAGACTACAGGATGCCCAAAGCACAGGCTTATTAAAGCTTATATAAGCAGGGCCTCACAGGAAATGATAGCTCTATCTCTCTGAAGTTTTCTTCATTTATGGATACTGACCTGAAGGCCTCCAGGCCTCTGAACGGCCCACTCTCCATGTTGGGGTTGGGATGAGACAGGAAGTCGTTCAGCAGGAGTCGAGCTAGAGACTTCTGAACCAGTTTACAATAGGGTGAGTGGAAGACCATGTAGCCAAAGTCATTCAGACTAAAATTTCTCTCAATGCCCTCTGAAATGAACACATGTACaaagaatttatatatttatatataaaatagatgcaaataaataattaattagaatagaattaataaaattctattatttattttaagtgagTAAACAATGCAGTGTGCTACAGTGACTGCAGGGAGTGGGATTAAAAGGTCAGATCAAGCACTTGCATAAGGAAACAGTATTCTGATCAGAAGACACACCTCTTTGCCATTGGGCCTGAATTTTATTGCGGTAGACAGAGTAACATCTGTCCAATGCACTGAGGTAGCACTGGATGGAAAGCTTGCCATCCACTACAGGATACTCTGACACCATATCAGGCTTATAAAAATCATACGCATGCTGCATATGGGTCCCTCGTAGACCTGcagaaaggttaaaaaaaaaaaaaaacaagaaaaaaaaagacacacaatTATGAATCGCTGCTTGGACTAGAAGTTTTTTACAAGCTGGTTTAGTTTCATGCAAACGGTGTGTttaaaacatcacacaccatgtgGATCAGTAATAACAAAACTAAAATGGCAGGATAAATCTTGAGCTTTAGGTCAtccagattcagactcacactTCCCATTTGAATGTAAAACTCTCAGCAACACCTGCACTCCTCTGTTCCTTTACATATCCATTTCACAGGGTTTGAATTGAGAGTGTAATAAATGAAATTGCTAAACTATATTGTTAGCTGCATCAGCCAGGGTGTGATGCTATTTTAtgggaataaaaacaaaacaactacaTTCAGTCCAAAATGCTTTGTTTCCCCAGATATACTACTTAGATACCACTGTGGTATTGAAGGCATGAAATCAAGTAGTAAATATCAAAAACATGCTGACTTTGACCATATCTGCCTATCAAAACAAGAGCAGTGGCGTAAGTGTACCAAAGGTCATGAcagctgggatttttttttaaaggctacATACCTCTATCAAATGCCAGAGGTGCATTAGGCCCTACCAACATGGCCACTGCTCCAGCACCTCCTGTAGGCCTGGCACTGCCCGTGGCATACACTGCGATATCTCCAGCCACAACCAGAGCGTAACGACCTGCAGCAGgatgtaataaacatttatcaaatacaaacaccaacaggGATAAATACTATGCAAATAGAAAtactaatattaaaataaaatgatttcaggaTGGTGCACTAAATCCTTGAAAAATCAAATAGCctaattcttaaaaaaaaaaaaaaaaaaaaaaaaacctccttaAATTCAGCAAAGCTCTTTAATAACTAAATCAAGGTCAAGCCACAATCTATGAGTAAGCAAAGTTTACCGTCCCAGGAGCTGGACTCTACCCAGTTGACAGCATTAAAAAGAGCAGCGGTGCCTCCATAGCAGGCATTAGTCGTGTCGATTCCCTCCACATCTGTATTTCCCGATTCCTCAAACAGCTGCATTAATACTGTCTTCACCGACTTTGACTTGTCGATGATGGTCTCCGTGCCCACCTCGAGTCTTCCCACGCTGTCATATGACAAGCAGTTCCTCTCCATAAGCCGCTGCACCACGGTCAAACACAGAGAGTTAATGTCCTCCCGGTCTGAACAGAAACCCATTCGCGCTTGCCCGAGACCAATGGTGTACTTCCCTGCTCCTACACCGTCAAACTCCTCCAGTTCTGCCTGGTCTACATACTGGGAGGGAATGTAGACCTCCATAGCAACGATGCCCACATCTTTGGGCCAAGTGGCCGAATAGCTCGCAGGGAGAGAACCAGGCATTGTGATTgggctgaaaaagaaaaagtccaCTGCTCAACTGATTACGCCTGCacagaaatgacaaaaacaGCAATTGCTGACATACAAATTCTTTCATCAGAATATCTGAAAGCACATCCAGCAACACATGCACACTTCTGCAATACCTGCAAGCCTTCTGTAATAGGATTAAAGGTTTAATGTGTTAAAGGTCAAAACGCTGCTGTGCCATGACCTTTTACCTAGTTACCCGTCACATTAAGCTGTTCAAAACAATCCCGAAAAAGCTGTACTGTTGGCTATACTGCACTCTACACCGAATATACAGGCCAAGCTTTATATCCAGCATAGTGAGGAGAAATCTAACATTGACTTTAGACAGTGACTTGGACCAAAAACATGAGAAATGAATAGAAACAGCTAAACTTCCGAACCACTAATCACATGGTGTTTATGGCAAAATAAAGGCCAGTAAAGGATCAGTGACTCCCCAAACCTGGACAGGACGTGCTGCAGGGTTGGGAAGCTGTGTGTTAAACCATCAAACCCTAGCATAACCACTGCAAGACggatatttatatttgtaaaaaaacTTACAGAAACTTCCGATCAGCAGCAGTTCCACTTATAATATAATGAAGTAGGTCCCGGTGACAGGGTGTCAGAGTAACCAGCTGGAAGGGTCAGTGATTTGATGTGACCTCAGCAATCAGCCGGCTAAATGAACATCCCCGCCTATAATTGGCTTACACGTTAACCTAACCAGATAAATGTTCAAACTCGACCATACACACAGCTAACAAGATGCTTCAGGACGTGTCATTATAAGAAAAGCCAAACTTAGTTTACGACATTAAATATTACTAGTAAAGTAGCCTACATATCaatagttagctagctaagtgTTCTAGTTAAAACCGCTAGTGTCATGACAAGGTGTGACGACAGCTAGCTAACACAGCTAAACTAGCCGGAAAAATTAAACCTGAAATGATTCATAAATCCAATTCGACTCTAGACAGTCAGTTTTCTCGGAAAAGTTTATATAACCGTGTATCTTCTTACCTTACAAACATGTAATACAAAAATGTTCAATGTCAGAAAGAGAGGAGTTTCTGCCCCTTCCCGGAGATCATAAGGTCAGTTCTCTCATGTGATAGTGCAGCCGGATAACAATAACGGACGGACCGACTTCCGGTTTAACAGCGCGAGACGCGCTCCAGCGCGCTATGGTAACGGTGTCTTTGAAATAGACCAGATTAATTCTTTATTTAGATAATTCAGCTACTccactgttatttatttattttattatacagtgaaaccttgacttacgagtgaatcaacttacgagttttccgagatacgagccgtcgctcggtcgattttttgctttaagatacgagccgagatctgagtaaCGAGCGCGCGAGCTTACTCCACCCACCACTCGGTCACCCAGCGAGCGGTCAGTCCACGTGGTGatctctccaggtcgtgcgttggcgctgtgtaaagacacttcatcactcattttccaaacattttgaaagggagggaaaaaaaaacaaacctccttggacaggtttttattgaaacaccCTGCAAGggaaagcgaggaaagtgtggagaaaaagggaaaag encodes:
- the hmgcs1 gene encoding hydroxymethylglutaryl-CoA synthase, cytoplasmic isoform X2, whose amino-acid sequence is MPGSLPASYSATWPKDVGIVAMEVYIPSQYVDQAELEEFDGVGAGKYTIGLGQARMGFCSDREDINSLCLTVVQRLMERNCLSYDSVGRLEVGTETIIDKSKSVKTVLMQLFEESGNTDVEGIDTTNACYGGTAALFNAVNWVESSSWDGRYALVVAGDIAVYATGSARPTGGAGAVAMLVGPNAPLAFDRGLRGTHMQHAYDFYKPDMVSEYPVVDGKLSIQCYLSALDRCYSVYRNKIQAQWQREGIERNFSLNDFGYMVFHSPYCKLVQKSLARLLLNDFLSHPNPNMESGPFRGLEAFRDVKAEDTYFDRDVEKAFMKASAEMFEQKTKASLLISNQNGNMYTPSVYGCLASILAQFTPQQLAGQRIGLFSYGSGFAATLYSIRVTQDATPGSTLDKLVSSLSDLQARLDSRKKVPPAVFADNMKLREETHHLANYVPQGSVDELFPGTWYLTRVDEKYRRYYARHSLDEHGPLEAGLLNSVTASEHIPSPVKKMPRIPATTAAPEAVTITNGEH
- the hmgcs1 gene encoding hydroxymethylglutaryl-CoA synthase, cytoplasmic isoform X1 → MFVSPITMPGSLPASYSATWPKDVGIVAMEVYIPSQYVDQAELEEFDGVGAGKYTIGLGQARMGFCSDREDINSLCLTVVQRLMERNCLSYDSVGRLEVGTETIIDKSKSVKTVLMQLFEESGNTDVEGIDTTNACYGGTAALFNAVNWVESSSWDGRYALVVAGDIAVYATGSARPTGGAGAVAMLVGPNAPLAFDRGLRGTHMQHAYDFYKPDMVSEYPVVDGKLSIQCYLSALDRCYSVYRNKIQAQWQREGIERNFSLNDFGYMVFHSPYCKLVQKSLARLLLNDFLSHPNPNMESGPFRGLEAFRDVKAEDTYFDRDVEKAFMKASAEMFEQKTKASLLISNQNGNMYTPSVYGCLASILAQFTPQQLAGQRIGLFSYGSGFAATLYSIRVTQDATPGSTLDKLVSSLSDLQARLDSRKKVPPAVFADNMKLREETHHLANYVPQGSVDELFPGTWYLTRVDEKYRRYYARHSLDEHGPLEAGLLNSVTASEHIPSPVKKMPRIPATTAAPEAVTITNGEH